From a single Nocardioides sp. dk884 genomic region:
- a CDS encoding isocitrate lyase/PEP mutase family protein — protein MTSQHLLRAAPAGAADRLRALLQGTELVHLPGVHDAVSARLASRSGARALHLSGAAVSAVELGLPDMGFVHGTDIARRAAVVAASADGVPVLADADTGYGNALQARHTAIGYAAAGVAGLHLEDQVSPKRCGHMAGKAVVSRAEAVQKVRATIDAGTSLVVVARTDALSVEGIDSVVERCLGFADAGADAVFPEGAGLADLERVRAALDAAGHRVPMVWNRSEAAGPVESGPTAAQLAEVGVRAVIHPVSALLAAARAMEQVYAAIVTSGSAAGTERWEWPSLTGLVGQPELLDEEKQYAVAEASPRRTS, from the coding sequence GTGACCTCGCAGCACCTCCTGCGGGCGGCGCCGGCCGGTGCCGCCGACCGGCTGCGGGCCCTGCTCCAGGGCACCGAGCTCGTGCACCTGCCGGGGGTGCACGACGCGGTCAGCGCGCGGCTCGCGAGCCGCAGCGGCGCCCGCGCCCTGCACCTCTCGGGCGCCGCGGTCTCCGCGGTGGAGCTGGGCCTGCCCGACATGGGCTTCGTGCACGGCACCGACATCGCCCGCCGGGCCGCCGTCGTGGCGGCCTCGGCGGACGGCGTCCCGGTGCTCGCCGACGCCGACACCGGCTACGGCAACGCCCTGCAGGCGCGGCACACCGCGATCGGCTACGCCGCCGCCGGGGTCGCCGGCCTGCACCTGGAGGACCAGGTCTCGCCCAAGCGCTGCGGCCACATGGCCGGCAAGGCGGTCGTCTCGCGCGCCGAGGCGGTGCAGAAGGTGCGCGCCACGATCGATGCCGGCACGTCCCTGGTCGTCGTGGCCCGCACCGACGCGCTGTCGGTCGAGGGCATCGACTCCGTGGTCGAGCGCTGCCTGGGGTTCGCCGACGCCGGCGCCGACGCGGTCTTCCCGGAGGGCGCCGGGCTCGCCGACCTGGAGCGGGTGCGCGCAGCCCTGGACGCCGCCGGCCACCGGGTGCCGATGGTCTGGAACCGCTCCGAGGCCGCCGGCCCGGTCGAGTCCGGTCCGACCGCGGCACAGCTCGCCGAGGTCGGCGTCCGCGCCGTGATCCACCCGGTCTCCGCGCTGCTGGCCGCCGCCCGCGCGATGGAGCAGGTCTACGCAGCAATCGTCACGTCGGGCTCCGCGGCCGGCACCGAGCGCTGGGAGTGGCCCTCGCTCACCGGGCTCGTGGGCCAGCCCGAGCTGCTCGACGAAGAGAAGCAGTACGCCGTCGCCGAGGCCTCCCCTCGGCGCACCTCGTGA
- a CDS encoding flavin reductase produces the protein MVDPQVFRDVLAQWPSGVTVVTTLAADGSRIGMTASSFSSVSATPALVSICLDRTLYTHDQIAQAGCFGINVLAKDQIEVGRRFAGMVKDCPDRFAGEEWSTAETGVALLDSALGWLDCRVVHQYDGGDHTIFVGEVLAANAARRSAPLLYHARGWGQFADVLPEVATLADGGAVRALRERGEDPESVAAVIAALAGAGVRVRVLDLVGTEPGADPSVVAVDAVDTQAALAAVPTCVDLATTTARVGDRLQAEQALSLGIGTVEVIADLGGDPVLGADPDEALARALATIEGIEDRAAVTLLDPFDPARAENVIAAVITLAARGVREVCLPDTDGRATALEVRALLAEVTRLARPTALRVALHDRDRLGLVKALTALKSGVTHFDTTLGGLGGAVATEDLVRLLETLGVTTPADPHTLSGLAQQLRGEATSGLLGPDPVADRSELAPGTSTPDTVGAAG, from the coding sequence GTGGTCGATCCACAGGTCTTCCGGGACGTGCTGGCCCAATGGCCCAGCGGCGTGACCGTCGTGACGACACTGGCAGCCGACGGCAGCCGGATCGGGATGACTGCGAGCTCGTTCTCGAGCGTGAGCGCGACCCCCGCGCTGGTCTCGATCTGTCTGGACCGCACGCTCTACACGCATGATCAGATCGCCCAGGCCGGGTGCTTCGGCATCAACGTCCTGGCCAAGGACCAGATCGAGGTCGGCCGGCGCTTCGCCGGCATGGTCAAGGACTGCCCTGACCGGTTCGCCGGGGAGGAGTGGTCGACCGCCGAGACCGGCGTCGCCCTGCTCGACTCCGCGCTGGGCTGGCTGGACTGCCGCGTCGTGCACCAGTACGACGGGGGCGACCACACCATCTTCGTCGGGGAGGTGCTCGCGGCGAACGCCGCGCGCCGCTCCGCACCGCTGCTCTACCACGCCCGCGGCTGGGGGCAGTTCGCCGACGTCCTGCCCGAGGTGGCGACGCTCGCCGACGGCGGCGCCGTCCGGGCGCTGCGTGAGCGCGGCGAGGACCCGGAGTCGGTCGCCGCGGTGATCGCGGCGCTCGCCGGGGCCGGGGTCCGGGTGCGGGTGCTCGACCTGGTCGGCACCGAGCCCGGGGCGGACCCCTCCGTCGTGGCCGTGGACGCGGTCGACACCCAGGCCGCGCTCGCCGCGGTGCCCACCTGCGTCGACCTCGCGACCACCACCGCCCGGGTCGGCGACCGGCTCCAGGCCGAGCAGGCGCTGAGCCTGGGCATCGGCACCGTCGAGGTCATCGCCGACCTCGGCGGCGACCCCGTCCTCGGGGCCGACCCCGACGAGGCCCTCGCCCGTGCCCTGGCCACCATCGAAGGCATCGAGGACCGGGCCGCGGTGACCCTGCTCGACCCGTTCGATCCGGCCCGCGCCGAGAACGTCATCGCCGCCGTGATCACCCTGGCGGCCCGGGGGGTGCGCGAGGTGTGCCTGCCCGACACCGACGGTCGCGCCACCGCGCTCGAGGTGCGCGCGCTGCTGGCGGAGGTCACCCGGCTTGCCCGCCCGACCGCGCTGCGCGTCGCGCTGCACGACCGGGACCGCCTCGGCCTGGTCAAGGCCCTCACCGCGTTGAAGAGCGGCGTCACCCACTTCGACACGACCCTCGGCGGGCTCGGCGGCGCCGTCGCCACCGAGGACCTGGTCCGGCTGCTCGAGACGCTCGGCGTCACGACCCCCGCCGACCCCCACACGCTCTCCGGCCTCGCCCAGCAGCTGCGCGGCGAGGCCACCTCGGGCCTGCTCGGCCCGGACCCGGTCGCCGACCGGTCGGAGCTCGCTCCGGGAACTTCCACCCCTGACACCGTAGGAGCCGCAGGATGA
- a CDS encoding aldehyde dehydrogenase family protein, with the protein MRIERENPARTDEVVGAVESSDAAAVDEVVARARAAQAEWVTVPVDKRAALLREAAARVRAHLEEIATLTARETGKVLADSRGEAGFAATVLGFYADRGEALLTPGGYDDERGRMSVRHRPYGVVAAVTPWNAPLILTTLKLAPALVSGNAVVVKPSPFAPFGIGRLLELVGQDLPAGLVQVVHGGAETASALVSHPGVDRVAFTGGETAGRAIASLAGRALTPSVLELGGNDPALILDDAALDDAALDRLVMAAFATSGQVCMAIKRLYVHRSRLEEVVSGLESAAARVLRTGDPLHDGVSMGPVVSGPSAARVSGLVEQARAAGADVRELGTVDPASDLARGYFVRPTLVLGAEDSAPIVAEEQFGPTLPVLAFDDVDEAVARANAGDLGLGGSVWSADEDRAFAVAARLDAGFAFVNTHNRTGMALHAPFGGVKRSGWGREYGDDGLWEYVQPCVVHAPAAFRAGGAGLAANAYPGS; encoded by the coding sequence GTGAGGATCGAACGCGAGAACCCGGCGCGCACCGACGAGGTCGTCGGCGCCGTCGAGTCCTCCGACGCCGCTGCGGTCGACGAGGTCGTCGCCCGCGCCCGCGCCGCCCAGGCGGAGTGGGTGACCGTGCCGGTGGACAAGCGCGCCGCGTTGCTGCGCGAGGCCGCGGCCCGGGTGCGTGCGCACCTGGAGGAGATCGCCACCCTCACCGCGCGCGAGACCGGCAAGGTGCTCGCCGACTCCCGCGGCGAGGCCGGCTTCGCCGCGACCGTGCTCGGCTTCTACGCCGACCGCGGCGAGGCGCTGCTGACCCCCGGCGGGTACGACGACGAGCGCGGCCGGATGAGCGTGCGGCACCGTCCGTACGGCGTGGTCGCCGCGGTCACCCCGTGGAACGCGCCGCTGATCCTCACCACGCTCAAGCTCGCGCCGGCGCTGGTGAGCGGCAACGCGGTGGTCGTCAAGCCCTCGCCGTTCGCGCCGTTCGGCATCGGCCGGCTGCTCGAGCTCGTCGGCCAGGACCTGCCCGCGGGCCTGGTCCAGGTCGTGCACGGGGGAGCGGAGACCGCCAGCGCGCTGGTCTCCCACCCGGGCGTCGACCGGGTCGCGTTCACCGGCGGCGAGACGGCCGGCCGGGCGATCGCCTCGCTGGCCGGGCGGGCGCTCACCCCCAGCGTGCTCGAGCTGGGCGGCAACGACCCGGCGCTGATCCTCGACGACGCCGCGCTCGACGACGCCGCGCTGGACCGGCTGGTCATGGCGGCCTTCGCCACCAGCGGCCAGGTCTGCATGGCGATCAAGCGCCTCTACGTCCACCGCAGCCGCCTCGAGGAGGTCGTCTCCGGACTGGAGTCCGCGGCCGCGCGGGTGCTGCGCACCGGCGACCCGCTCCACGACGGGGTCAGCATGGGCCCGGTGGTCAGCGGCCCCTCGGCGGCGCGGGTGTCCGGCCTGGTCGAGCAGGCCCGCGCCGCGGGCGCCGACGTGCGCGAGCTCGGCACCGTCGACCCGGCGAGCGACCTCGCGCGCGGCTACTTCGTGCGCCCGACGCTGGTGCTGGGCGCCGAGGACTCCGCACCGATCGTGGCCGAGGAGCAGTTCGGTCCCACCCTGCCGGTGCTGGCCTTCGACGACGTCGACGAGGCGGTGGCCCGCGCCAACGCCGGCGACCTGGGCCTGGGCGGCTCGGTGTGGTCGGCCGACGAGGACCGCGCGTTCGCCGTGGCGGCGCGCCTCGACGCGGGCTTCGCCTTCGTCAACACCCACAACCGCACCGGCATGGCGCTGCACGCGCCGTTCGGCGGGGTGAAGCGCTCCGGCTGGGGCCGGGAGTACGGCGACGACGGCCTGTGGGAGTACGTCCAGCCCTGCGTGGTGCACGCGCCGGCGGCGTTCCGTGCCGGGGGAGCAGGGCTGGCCGCGAACGCCTACCCCGGGTCTTGA
- a CDS encoding FAD-dependent oxidoreductase, with protein MTTTPAPHHSTVLVAGAGAVGLTAALVVARAGVQVTVLEAGATLSTESRASTFHPPSLEMLDDLGVLEPLMARGIVSTGFQYRDRRSGPIADLDLGVLADDTRFPFRVQCEQSKLTPILLEVLEGLDNVTVHFDQRVVKAETTAELATLTTERGDVFTADWVLGADGSNSQVRQTAGFTFEGMTYPERFLVASTTEDLDTILPGISAVNYVFDPTEWLVLLRTPEHWRILFPTDPSTPDEVEIDAARVQERLAGVADLGRDWDVLHTTLYRVHQRVADTFRKDRLILMGDAAHINNPLGGMGMNSGVHDAMLEALALIGVLDGSASLDDLDEVCEARRQVALSYVKTITHDNWEKLRQDDPAAQKAYHDELRTLAADKEKMRKHLLNTSMINSLRSGQVVDMVGVGGTQA; from the coding sequence ATGACCACCACCCCCGCCCCCCACCACAGCACCGTTCTCGTGGCCGGCGCCGGCGCGGTCGGCCTCACCGCCGCCCTGGTCGTCGCGCGTGCGGGCGTGCAGGTGACAGTGCTCGAGGCCGGCGCGACGCTGTCCACGGAGTCGCGCGCCTCGACGTTCCACCCGCCGAGCCTGGAGATGCTCGACGACCTCGGCGTCCTCGAGCCGCTGATGGCCCGCGGCATCGTCTCCACCGGGTTCCAGTACCGCGACCGCCGCTCCGGCCCGATCGCCGACCTCGACCTCGGCGTGCTGGCCGACGACACCCGCTTCCCGTTCCGGGTGCAGTGCGAGCAGTCCAAGCTCACCCCGATCCTGCTCGAGGTGCTCGAGGGCCTCGACAACGTGACCGTCCACTTCGACCAGCGTGTGGTCAAGGCCGAGACCACCGCCGAGCTCGCGACCCTGACCACCGAGCGCGGCGACGTGTTCACCGCCGACTGGGTGCTCGGCGCCGACGGCTCGAACTCCCAGGTGCGCCAGACGGCCGGGTTCACCTTCGAGGGGATGACCTACCCCGAGCGCTTCCTGGTCGCCTCGACCACCGAGGACCTCGACACGATCCTGCCGGGCATCTCCGCGGTCAACTACGTCTTCGACCCGACCGAGTGGCTGGTGCTGCTGCGCACCCCCGAGCACTGGCGGATCCTGTTCCCGACCGACCCGAGCACCCCCGACGAGGTCGAGATCGACGCGGCCCGCGTGCAGGAGCGCCTCGCCGGCGTCGCCGACCTCGGCCGCGACTGGGACGTCTTGCACACCACGCTCTACCGCGTGCACCAGCGGGTGGCCGACACCTTCCGCAAGGACCGGCTGATCCTGATGGGCGACGCCGCCCACATCAACAACCCGCTCGGCGGCATGGGCATGAACAGCGGCGTCCACGACGCCATGCTCGAGGCCCTCGCGCTGATCGGCGTGCTCGACGGCTCGGCCTCCCTCGACGACCTCGACGAGGTCTGCGAGGCCCGCCGCCAGGTGGCGCTCTCCTACGTCAAGACCATCACCCACGACAACTGGGAGAAGCTGCGCCAGGACGACCCGGCGGCGCAGAAGGCCTACCACGACGAGCTGCGCACGCTGGCCGCCGACAAGGAGAAGATGCGCAAGCACCTGCTCAACACCTCGATGATCAACTCGCTGCGCAGCGGCCAGGTCGTCGACATGGTCGGCGTGGGCGGTACGCAGGCGTGA
- a CDS encoding alpha/beta hydrolase family protein, translated as MSSPVLVRAVREAVRVPGAPAPYDTAHVTIRHPARPASTEVERMSGMLPADASGAPYPVVVVVPGVNVSSEGYRWLAVALVEAGYVCVTYDWVGELFAGQNGLTPGVDLTAVGPDTYGTKPTTPALAAVLDRLAELNRVEGVLGGLLDLGRVALFGHSAGGTVALQSASPGWFPGVRAVITYASHTMASQQLGHPAGTLLTAPVAVPVLLVGGSADGVVAASAVRYGEEAGAPGHDPLERTWREALPGAAEAWLAVLSGAGHMLPATPADPSSARGFLEEPLDADQDELREVFARLLTDFLDAKLCDDPAATATLQHHLDQPNPVFADLRRR; from the coding sequence ATGAGCTCTCCTGTCCTGGTCCGGGCGGTCCGCGAGGCGGTGCGCGTCCCCGGCGCGCCCGCCCCGTACGACACCGCCCACGTGACCATCCGGCACCCGGCCCGGCCGGCGTCGACGGAGGTCGAGCGGATGAGCGGCATGCTCCCCGCCGACGCCTCCGGCGCGCCGTACCCCGTGGTCGTCGTGGTGCCGGGCGTGAACGTCTCCTCCGAGGGCTACCGCTGGCTGGCGGTCGCCCTGGTCGAGGCGGGCTACGTGTGCGTCACCTACGACTGGGTGGGGGAGCTGTTCGCGGGCCAGAACGGACTCACTCCCGGGGTCGACCTGACCGCGGTCGGGCCCGACACCTACGGCACCAAGCCGACCACGCCCGCGCTGGCCGCGGTGCTGGACAGGCTCGCCGAGCTGAACCGGGTCGAGGGAGTGCTCGGCGGGCTGCTCGACCTGGGCCGCGTCGCGCTGTTCGGCCACTCCGCCGGCGGCACCGTCGCGCTGCAGTCGGCGAGCCCGGGGTGGTTCCCCGGCGTACGCGCGGTCATCACCTACGCCTCGCACACGATGGCCTCCCAGCAGCTCGGCCACCCGGCCGGCACGCTGCTGACCGCGCCGGTCGCCGTACCCGTCCTGCTGGTCGGCGGCAGCGCCGACGGCGTGGTCGCGGCGAGCGCGGTGCGCTACGGGGAGGAGGCCGGCGCTCCCGGCCACGACCCGCTCGAGCGCACCTGGCGCGAGGCGCTGCCGGGCGCGGCCGAGGCGTGGCTCGCGGTGCTCTCCGGCGCCGGGCACATGCTGCCGGCCACTCCCGCGGACCCGTCCTCGGCGCGCGGGTTCCTCGAGGAGCCCCTCGACGCCGACCAGGACGAGCTGCGCGAGGTGTTCGCGCGGCTGCTCACCGACTTCCTCGACGCGAAGCTCTGCGACGACCCGGCCGCCACGGCCACCCTGCAACACCACCTGGACCAGCCCAACCCCGTCTTCGCCGATCTTCGGCGACGCTAG
- a CDS encoding GntR family transcriptional regulator, which produces MARQASTSVRPIAHQSLVDRVTDELHRAILNGDIAPGSAVSIVDLCEQFAVSHIPVREALRRLESEGVISLRPGRSALVASLSAEDLTNIYELRKLIEGELTVRAMASMREEYLQTADEALAEYVGIVREPALLAAKHHAFHEAMLDHVLGSADRRVLDLLWKSSDRYLHLLMDNLDREPETQQSRIDEHKELLTLARAGDTEGLKAAWIAHLDSTQQAMLQALAARGETSA; this is translated from the coding sequence ATGGCCCGACAGGCCTCCACCTCGGTCCGCCCGATCGCGCACCAGTCCCTCGTCGACCGCGTGACCGACGAGCTGCACCGCGCGATCCTCAACGGCGACATCGCCCCCGGCTCCGCGGTCTCGATCGTGGACCTGTGCGAGCAGTTCGCCGTCAGCCACATCCCCGTGCGCGAGGCCCTGCGCCGACTGGAGAGCGAGGGCGTCATCAGCCTGCGCCCCGGCCGCTCCGCGCTCGTGGCCTCGCTCAGCGCCGAGGACCTCACCAACATCTATGAGCTGCGCAAGCTCATCGAGGGCGAGCTCACCGTGCGGGCGATGGCCTCGATGCGCGAGGAGTACCTCCAGACCGCCGACGAGGCCCTCGCGGAGTACGTCGGGATCGTGCGCGAGCCGGCCCTGCTGGCCGCCAAGCACCACGCGTTCCACGAGGCGATGCTCGACCACGTGCTCGGCAGCGCGGACCGGCGCGTGCTGGACCTGCTGTGGAAGTCCTCGGACCGCTACCTGCACCTGCTGATGGACAACCTCGACCGCGAGCCGGAGACCCAGCAGAGCCGCATCGACGAGCACAAGGAGCTCCTCACGCTCGCGCGCGCCGGCGACACCGAGGGGCTCAAGGCCGCCTGGATCGCCCACCTCGACAGCACCCAGCAGGCGATGCTCCAGGCACTGGCAGCCCGGGGCGAGACCTCCGCCTGA
- a CDS encoding acyl-CoA dehydrogenase family protein — protein MTARLTAERLLPDLTPAERARAERVESVLPAIAAAAEAADTAGKLPEGHLDLLGEAGLLGLVIPEEFGGLGGGLRDLAATTYSIGTVCGSTALAYFFHCSSSSRGMLPMAALEAGLYTDEEAPVVRAFAEKVLTLMGAEKKSIGNFASEAVKASNANVLIQTTATRTEGGWLLNGEKSFGCLSGSGDYALVTARREDVEGLDALSLFLVPKNAPGSRPRLNWSGLGMRASDNFGLILEDCFVAEDLALTVPGGFTRATQMSRGSWVGNQIAIAAIYAGIAQGVWDYALGRTMAATFADTGKPIASSPMHQVLIGEGERHLAEAHLWLRRQIELEASDPPILPKPEVVQSWKLAKGAICEHAHEVALAALKMCGTSGALMGNEIGRAVRDTTMGLVQAFPAERGKLDLAKMIVEKEGWAGLTTTDSFKPAAEATPVNGTGAPALEKA, from the coding sequence ATGACGGCACGACTGACCGCAGAGCGCCTTCTGCCCGACCTGACCCCTGCCGAGCGCGCCCGCGCCGAGCGGGTCGAGTCGGTGCTCCCGGCGATCGCCGCTGCCGCCGAGGCAGCCGACACCGCGGGCAAGCTGCCCGAGGGGCACCTCGACCTGCTGGGGGAGGCCGGCCTGCTCGGCCTGGTGATCCCCGAGGAGTTCGGCGGGCTCGGGGGTGGCCTGCGCGACCTGGCCGCCACGACGTACTCGATCGGCACGGTGTGCGGCTCGACCGCGCTGGCGTACTTCTTCCACTGCTCCTCCTCCTCGCGCGGCATGCTGCCGATGGCGGCCCTCGAGGCCGGGCTCTACACCGACGAGGAGGCCCCCGTCGTCCGCGCGTTCGCCGAGAAGGTGCTCACGCTGATGGGTGCCGAGAAGAAGTCGATCGGCAACTTCGCCTCCGAGGCGGTCAAGGCCTCCAACGCCAACGTGCTGATCCAGACGACCGCGACGCGCACCGAGGGCGGCTGGCTGCTCAACGGCGAGAAGTCCTTCGGCTGCCTGTCCGGCTCCGGCGACTACGCCCTGGTCACCGCGCGCCGCGAGGACGTCGAGGGTCTCGACGCGCTCAGCCTGTTCCTGGTGCCCAAGAACGCGCCCGGCTCGCGCCCGCGCCTGAACTGGTCGGGCCTGGGCATGCGCGCCTCGGACAACTTCGGGCTCATCTTGGAGGACTGCTTCGTCGCCGAGGACCTCGCGCTGACCGTCCCCGGCGGCTTCACCCGCGCCACCCAGATGTCGCGCGGCTCGTGGGTCGGCAACCAGATCGCGATCGCCGCGATCTACGCCGGCATCGCGCAGGGCGTCTGGGACTACGCGCTCGGGCGCACCATGGCGGCGACCTTCGCCGACACCGGCAAGCCGATCGCGTCCTCCCCGATGCACCAGGTGCTGATCGGTGAGGGCGAGCGTCACCTGGCCGAGGCCCACCTGTGGCTGCGCCGCCAGATCGAGCTCGAGGCCAGCGACCCGCCGATCCTGCCCAAGCCCGAGGTCGTCCAGAGCTGGAAGCTCGCCAAGGGCGCGATCTGCGAGCACGCCCACGAGGTCGCGCTCGCGGCGCTGAAGATGTGCGGCACCTCCGGGGCCCTGATGGGCAACGAGATCGGCCGCGCGGTGCGCGACACGACCATGGGCCTGGTCCAGGCGTTCCCCGCCGAGCGCGGCAAGCTCGACCTGGCCAAGATGATCGTCGAGAAGGAGGGCTGGGCCGGTCTCACCACGACCGACAGCTTCAAGCCCGCCGCCGAGGCGACCCCCGTCAACGGCACCGGCGCCCCCGCGCTGGAGAAGGCATGA
- a CDS encoding aldehyde dehydrogenase family protein, whose protein sequence is MTATEAPATAGRIEVPDVVEIIAGVTAVPGDRLELVLEDPFTGAELGHAVASTAEAVERALAAATEVHLSGSWSSTPIERRADILESIADAVMTEVPRLAALESFATGVPVSQTQIVALIDHAAFRLAAAAIRGGALHETTTGESGQAVEVHRLPLGPALNLVPWNAPAPMAAHKIASSLAAGAPTILKPSEYAPYATTELARIVARVLDAEGVAPGTFQLVQGGAHVGGTMVQDRRIRAVSFTGGLIGGKAIAAACAANFTSLQLELGGNNPLLVLPDADPAAAAHHAADLLTTLNGQWCRALGRLIVPEALAEEIVELTLGRLAELQAGDPLDEATQLGPIVHSVHRARLVAAIEERVRAGGTARAATTLPEGGHFLAPTLLTGVPDEAAHEEVFGPVATVHTYRTEEEALALANATPFGLEGYVVGSDEQRALAVARRVQAGEVKVNGSTIMNLHLMTPRPAWGWSGMGEEGTVETIRIFTGARVVGVEGGFALHGR, encoded by the coding sequence ATGACCGCCACCGAGGCGCCGGCCACCGCCGGCCGCATCGAGGTCCCCGACGTCGTCGAGATCATCGCCGGCGTGACGGCGGTCCCCGGTGACCGCCTCGAGCTCGTGCTCGAGGACCCGTTCACCGGCGCCGAGCTCGGCCATGCCGTCGCCAGCACCGCCGAGGCCGTCGAGCGCGCGCTCGCCGCGGCCACCGAGGTGCACCTGTCCGGCTCCTGGTCCAGCACGCCGATCGAGCGCCGCGCCGACATCCTCGAGTCGATCGCCGACGCCGTGATGACCGAGGTGCCGCGCCTGGCCGCGCTGGAGTCGTTCGCCACCGGGGTGCCGGTCAGCCAGACCCAGATCGTCGCGCTCATCGACCACGCCGCCTTCCGGCTGGCCGCCGCCGCGATCCGGGGCGGCGCGCTGCACGAGACCACCACCGGCGAGAGCGGTCAGGCCGTCGAGGTGCACCGCCTCCCGCTGGGCCCGGCGCTCAACCTGGTCCCGTGGAACGCCCCGGCCCCGATGGCCGCGCACAAGATCGCCAGCTCGCTGGCCGCCGGTGCGCCCACCATCCTCAAGCCGAGCGAGTACGCGCCGTACGCCACCACCGAGCTGGCGCGCATCGTCGCGCGCGTGCTCGACGCCGAGGGCGTCGCGCCCGGCACCTTCCAGCTCGTGCAGGGCGGCGCCCACGTGGGCGGGACGATGGTGCAGGACCGCCGGATCCGCGCGGTCTCCTTCACCGGCGGGCTGATCGGCGGCAAGGCCATCGCCGCGGCCTGCGCTGCGAACTTCACCTCCCTGCAGCTCGAGCTCGGCGGTAACAACCCGCTCCTCGTGCTCCCCGACGCCGACCCGGCCGCCGCGGCGCACCACGCCGCCGACCTGCTCACCACGCTCAACGGCCAGTGGTGCCGTGCGCTGGGCCGCCTGATCGTGCCCGAGGCGCTCGCGGAGGAGATCGTCGAGCTCACCCTGGGTCGGCTGGCGGAGCTCCAGGCCGGTGACCCGCTCGACGAGGCGACCCAGCTCGGCCCGATCGTGCACTCGGTGCACCGGGCCCGCCTGGTCGCCGCGATCGAGGAGCGGGTCCGGGCCGGCGGCACCGCACGCGCCGCGACCACGCTGCCCGAGGGGGGTCACTTCCTGGCGCCCACCCTCCTCACCGGCGTGCCCGACGAGGCCGCGCACGAGGAGGTCTTCGGACCGGTGGCCACCGTGCACACCTACCGCACCGAGGAGGAGGCGCTGGCCCTGGCCAACGCCACCCCCTTCGGGCTGGAGGGGTACGTCGTGGGCTCGGACGAGCAGCGGGCGCTCGCGGTGGCCCGCCGGGTCCAGGCCGGCGAGGTCAAGGTCAACGGCTCCACGATCATGAACCTCCACCTGATGACGCCCCGCCCCGCCTGGGGCTGGTCGGGCATGGGGGAGGAGGGCACCGTGGAGACCATCCGGATCTTCACCGGCGCCCGCGTGGTCGGCGTCGAGGGCGGCTTCGCCCTCCACGGCCGGTGA
- a CDS encoding oxidoreductase has product MSQNLKYVQDFLDDAPVTDVSAIFAEWTDIIEGLKTKAMAHFDLVRDPSTEELEAFSSDVEGGPSGSVRGYTGPDVDWMIHSHMQNKGLGFVNVHLTIWLGPHIDVPHFGMALGAFPQAWMFLDSVPRKVISTDADYFRKYYEPFNQEWLTLHKETPGLEEFVSRDAFVRATYSPTAWSFMAPGSQEIFDLARKTANAHMDRWLQWVDEAIAVPVEKRAELAANDLATRRNIAELDPANVVAVRYFGEERTAQLVRALWGGDRALPRPLEA; this is encoded by the coding sequence ATGAGCCAGAACCTCAAGTACGTCCAGGACTTCCTGGACGACGCCCCGGTCACTGACGTCTCCGCGATCTTCGCGGAGTGGACCGACATCATCGAGGGACTCAAGACCAAGGCGATGGCGCACTTCGATCTGGTGCGCGACCCCTCCACCGAGGAGCTCGAGGCGTTCTCCTCCGATGTCGAGGGCGGCCCCTCGGGCAGCGTCCGCGGCTACACCGGCCCCGACGTGGACTGGATGATCCACTCGCACATGCAGAACAAGGGCCTGGGCTTCGTCAACGTCCACCTGACCATCTGGCTCGGCCCGCACATCGACGTGCCGCACTTCGGCATGGCGCTCGGTGCGTTCCCGCAGGCCTGGATGTTCCTGGACTCGGTGCCGCGCAAGGTGATCTCGACCGACGCCGACTACTTCCGCAAGTACTACGAGCCCTTCAACCAGGAGTGGCTGACGCTGCACAAGGAGACCCCGGGCCTCGAGGAGTTCGTCTCCCGCGACGCGTTCGTGCGTGCGACGTACTCGCCGACGGCGTGGTCGTTCATGGCGCCGGGCTCGCAGGAGATCTTCGACCTGGCCCGCAAGACCGCCAACGCCCACATGGACCGCTGGCTGCAGTGGGTCGACGAGGCCATCGCGGTGCCGGTCGAGAAGCGCGCCGAGCTGGCCGCCAACGACCTGGCGACGCGGCGCAACATCGCCGAGCTGGACCCGGCCAACGTGGTCGCGGTCCGCTACTTCGGCGAGGAGCGCACCGCTCAGCTGGTCCGCGCCCTGTGGGGCGGCGACCGGGCCCTGCCCCGCCCGCTCGAGGCCTGA